One Rhea pennata isolate bPtePen1 chromosome 31, bPtePen1.pri, whole genome shotgun sequence genomic window carries:
- the CERS2 gene encoding ceramide synthase 2 isoform X3: MFQTLYSYFWWERLWLPANLTWADLEDRDGRVYAKASDLYVTIPLAFLFLVVRHLFETYVATPLAGLLNVKEKIRLKATPNAVLEKFYAATTKHPKQADVEMLSKKSGCTVRQVERWFRRRRNQDRPSLLKKFREASWRFTFYLIAFIAGMAVIVDKPWFYDLREVWKGYPIQSILPSQYWYYMIELSFYWSLLFSIASDVKRKDFKEQIIHHVATIILISFSWFANYVRAGTLIMALHDSADYLLESAKMFNYAGWRNTCNNIFIVFAAVFIITRLVILPFWIMHCTVVYPLDLYPAFFGYYFFNFMMVVLQSLHIFWAYLIIRMAQKFVTGKVVEDERSDREETDDTEEEDEVVKNGPLSNGHPVLNNNHRKTD; encoded by the exons ATGTTTCAGACCTTGTACAGCTATTTCTGGTGGGAGCGGCTCTGGCTGCCCGCAAACCTCACCTGGGCCGACCTAGAGGACCGCGATGGGCGAGTCTACGCCAAAGCCTCCGACCTCTACGTCACCATCCCCTTGGCCTTCCTCTTCCTCGTTGTCCGGCACCTCTTCGAGAC aTACGTGGCCACCCCCTTGGCTGGGCTGCTAAACGTCAAGGAGAAGATCAGGTTAAAAGCCACCCCCAACGCCGTGCTGGAGAAGTTTTACGCGGCCACTACCAAGCATCCCAAGCAG gCCGATGTGGAGATGCTCTCGAAGAAGAGCGGCTGCACGGTGCGGCAGGTGGAGCGCTGGTTTCGCCGCCGGCGCAACCAGGACCGGCCCAGCCTGCTCAAGAAGTTCAGAGAGGCCAG TTGGCGATTCACGTTTTACCTTATTGCTTTCATTGCTGGCATGGCTGTCATAGTAGAT AAGCCCTGGTTCTACGACCTCCGGGAGGTGTGGAAGGGATACCCCATCCAG AGCATACTGCCCTCCCAGTACTGGTACTACATGATCGAACTCTCCTTCTACTGGTCCCTGCTCTTCAGCATAGCCTCCGACGTCAAGCGCAAG GACTTCAAAGAGCAAATCATCCACCATGTCGCCACCATCATCCTCATCAGCTTCTCCTGGTTCGCCAACTACGTCCGCGCGGGGACGCTCATCATGGCTCTGCACGACTCCGCTGACTACCTGCTGGAG TCCGCCAAGATGTTCAACTACGCTGGCTGGAGGAACACCTGTAACAACATCTTCATCGTCTTTGCTGCTGTCTTCATCATCACCCGCCTGGTCATCCTTCCCTTCTG GATCATGCACTGCACGGTGGTTTATCCGCTGGATCTCTACCCTGCTTTCTTTGGCTACTACTTCTTCAACTTCATGATGGTGGTGCTGCAGTCGCTGCACATCTTCTGGGCCTACCTCATCATCCGCATGGCCCAGAAGTTCGTAACTGGAAAG GTGGTGGAGGACGAGAGGAGCGACCGCGAAGAGACGGACGAcacggaggaggaggacgaggtGGTGAAGAACGGGCCCCTCTCCAACGGCCACCCCGTCCTCAACAACAACCACCGCAAAACCGACTGA
- the CERS2 gene encoding ceramide synthase 2 isoform X2, with the protein MSPLERGLSRCSMFQTLYSYFWWERLWLPANLTWADLEDRDGRVYAKASDLYVTIPLAFLFLVVRHLFETYVATPLAGLLNVKEKIRLKATPNAVLEKFYAATTKHPKQADVEMLSKKSGCTVRQVERWFRRRRNQDRPSLLKKFREASWRFTFYLIAFIAGMAVIVDKPWFYDLREVWKGYPIQSILPSQYWYYMIELSFYWSLLFSIASDVKRKDFKEQIIHHVATIILISFSWFANYVRAGTLIMALHDSADYLLESAKMFNYAGWRNTCNNIFIVFAAVFIITRLVILPFWIMHCTVVYPLDLYPAFFGYYFFNFMMVVLQSLHIFWAYLIIRMAQKFVTGKVVEDERSDREETDDTEEEDEVVKNGPLSNGHPVLNNNHRKTD; encoded by the exons ATGTCTCCCTTGGAGAGGGGGTTGTCTCGGTGCAG cATGTTTCAGACCTTGTACAGCTATTTCTGGTGGGAGCGGCTCTGGCTGCCCGCAAACCTCACCTGGGCCGACCTAGAGGACCGCGATGGGCGAGTCTACGCCAAAGCCTCCGACCTCTACGTCACCATCCCCTTGGCCTTCCTCTTCCTCGTTGTCCGGCACCTCTTCGAGAC aTACGTGGCCACCCCCTTGGCTGGGCTGCTAAACGTCAAGGAGAAGATCAGGTTAAAAGCCACCCCCAACGCCGTGCTGGAGAAGTTTTACGCGGCCACTACCAAGCATCCCAAGCAG gCCGATGTGGAGATGCTCTCGAAGAAGAGCGGCTGCACGGTGCGGCAGGTGGAGCGCTGGTTTCGCCGCCGGCGCAACCAGGACCGGCCCAGCCTGCTCAAGAAGTTCAGAGAGGCCAG TTGGCGATTCACGTTTTACCTTATTGCTTTCATTGCTGGCATGGCTGTCATAGTAGAT AAGCCCTGGTTCTACGACCTCCGGGAGGTGTGGAAGGGATACCCCATCCAG AGCATACTGCCCTCCCAGTACTGGTACTACATGATCGAACTCTCCTTCTACTGGTCCCTGCTCTTCAGCATAGCCTCCGACGTCAAGCGCAAG GACTTCAAAGAGCAAATCATCCACCATGTCGCCACCATCATCCTCATCAGCTTCTCCTGGTTCGCCAACTACGTCCGCGCGGGGACGCTCATCATGGCTCTGCACGACTCCGCTGACTACCTGCTGGAG TCCGCCAAGATGTTCAACTACGCTGGCTGGAGGAACACCTGTAACAACATCTTCATCGTCTTTGCTGCTGTCTTCATCATCACCCGCCTGGTCATCCTTCCCTTCTG GATCATGCACTGCACGGTGGTTTATCCGCTGGATCTCTACCCTGCTTTCTTTGGCTACTACTTCTTCAACTTCATGATGGTGGTGCTGCAGTCGCTGCACATCTTCTGGGCCTACCTCATCATCCGCATGGCCCAGAAGTTCGTAACTGGAAAG GTGGTGGAGGACGAGAGGAGCGACCGCGAAGAGACGGACGAcacggaggaggaggacgaggtGGTGAAGAACGGGCCCCTCTCCAACGGCCACCCCGTCCTCAACAACAACCACCGCAAAACCGACTGA
- the CERS2 gene encoding ceramide synthase 2 isoform X1 — protein sequence MPPHRFSFPPSSMFQTLYSYFWWERLWLPANLTWADLEDRDGRVYAKASDLYVTIPLAFLFLVVRHLFETYVATPLAGLLNVKEKIRLKATPNAVLEKFYAATTKHPKQADVEMLSKKSGCTVRQVERWFRRRRNQDRPSLLKKFREASWRFTFYLIAFIAGMAVIVDKPWFYDLREVWKGYPIQSILPSQYWYYMIELSFYWSLLFSIASDVKRKDFKEQIIHHVATIILISFSWFANYVRAGTLIMALHDSADYLLESAKMFNYAGWRNTCNNIFIVFAAVFIITRLVILPFWIMHCTVVYPLDLYPAFFGYYFFNFMMVVLQSLHIFWAYLIIRMAQKFVTGKVVEDERSDREETDDTEEEDEVVKNGPLSNGHPVLNNNHRKTD from the exons ATGCCACCTCACCGGttctcttttcccccctccagcATGTTTCAGACCTTGTACAGCTATTTCTGGTGGGAGCGGCTCTGGCTGCCCGCAAACCTCACCTGGGCCGACCTAGAGGACCGCGATGGGCGAGTCTACGCCAAAGCCTCCGACCTCTACGTCACCATCCCCTTGGCCTTCCTCTTCCTCGTTGTCCGGCACCTCTTCGAGAC aTACGTGGCCACCCCCTTGGCTGGGCTGCTAAACGTCAAGGAGAAGATCAGGTTAAAAGCCACCCCCAACGCCGTGCTGGAGAAGTTTTACGCGGCCACTACCAAGCATCCCAAGCAG gCCGATGTGGAGATGCTCTCGAAGAAGAGCGGCTGCACGGTGCGGCAGGTGGAGCGCTGGTTTCGCCGCCGGCGCAACCAGGACCGGCCCAGCCTGCTCAAGAAGTTCAGAGAGGCCAG TTGGCGATTCACGTTTTACCTTATTGCTTTCATTGCTGGCATGGCTGTCATAGTAGAT AAGCCCTGGTTCTACGACCTCCGGGAGGTGTGGAAGGGATACCCCATCCAG AGCATACTGCCCTCCCAGTACTGGTACTACATGATCGAACTCTCCTTCTACTGGTCCCTGCTCTTCAGCATAGCCTCCGACGTCAAGCGCAAG GACTTCAAAGAGCAAATCATCCACCATGTCGCCACCATCATCCTCATCAGCTTCTCCTGGTTCGCCAACTACGTCCGCGCGGGGACGCTCATCATGGCTCTGCACGACTCCGCTGACTACCTGCTGGAG TCCGCCAAGATGTTCAACTACGCTGGCTGGAGGAACACCTGTAACAACATCTTCATCGTCTTTGCTGCTGTCTTCATCATCACCCGCCTGGTCATCCTTCCCTTCTG GATCATGCACTGCACGGTGGTTTATCCGCTGGATCTCTACCCTGCTTTCTTTGGCTACTACTTCTTCAACTTCATGATGGTGGTGCTGCAGTCGCTGCACATCTTCTGGGCCTACCTCATCATCCGCATGGCCCAGAAGTTCGTAACTGGAAAG GTGGTGGAGGACGAGAGGAGCGACCGCGAAGAGACGGACGAcacggaggaggaggacgaggtGGTGAAGAACGGGCCCCTCTCCAACGGCCACCCCGTCCTCAACAACAACCACCGCAAAACCGACTGA